TCATATAGGATACTTTAATCAAGAACAAGAAAAACAGGAACTCAAGATAATCGAAATAGTCCCACCAAATGTTCAAATTCCGGCAGGTACAGTTATTAAGAGTGGTGATAAACGAATAGCAGCTGGAAAATATGTAAATTGTACGGTAAATGGTTGTCAGGCTCTAGCTACTATTACGCAAAATGACCTAGATATGATTTTATCAAATAACAATTATGTAGAGCTAATCACTGCAGAAGGTAAACAAGCGAAAATTTCATTGATAAAAGATGGCTTAAAGGAAGGACTACAAGCTTTAAGTAGATAATAATTTGGTAATTTCGTGTACTGTTCTTCATCGTCATTGTGAGAAGAAACTGTAAGTTGTGACGAAGTAATCCAGTTACAAAATACTCATCTTAAGCATTTTCATTTTTTTATGGATTGCTGCAAATGGCTGCTTACAATAACGACTTAGTATCCACACAACAAAAAGCCTTGAATCGCTTACTCATGCGATTTGCTATTAAGTTGACTTAAATCTTAATTAAGCATCGCGATGATGGTGTCCATGTCCAGAGGACTGCACTACCTAAACTTGCTTCATATTCAAGAACTCATGATTGATGAAATGCCATGCGGGTATCAAATAGTAGAACATGCAATCCTGCTTCTTATTGATCTGTAGAAGCAGGTAATGTATGGTTCTAAAATGGTTTATCTTGACTTATATTTTGATAAAATGTCTTAAGCCTGTCAAAAGCTAGTCTTTGCAAAAAATCAGTAATATGATCAGTGATTGCATTTTGTCAGATCAAAATTGTTTCATTGCTGCATTGATATAATAAATGCAATCCCCCGCATCTGCTTTTCCACCACTAAGAAGGTGTTACTATTTAATGACCGGTACAATTACAGGTATCATCAGGAAAATCAATATCACCAGGAAAGGATTGTTTCTCCTTCCATCTCATTATTCTGCCAACGTCCTCTATTAACACCAGATCTCCATAAACCATTACCAATATCGAAATTATATTTAATATAAAAATAGATTGAATAAAATCTTTACAATTAATGCTTGTTAAACTTTTGATATTTTACAAAAAGTTATAAATAAAATTGAAAAATTTTTGAAAATAAATACAAAATCATTCTTCATTTTAGCCAATTTTTTAAATTAAACATATATACATTTAATTTAAAAAATTAGTAGGTTTATGGAAAATATTGATATTTGGCAGAAAAAATTTGAGATTTGTAATCATTAGTACAAAATTAATTGATCGAATTAAATATTTGAATACCATAGTAGACCAACTACAACAAAAATTGCAAAAAGTCTTTAAATATCACGCCTCTCAAATGCGTTAATCAGGGGTATTATTTTCACCCTATAGAAAGTTACAATCATGCTTGTAGATTTTATACCTCTTGAAGCTCCTAAACTTTATAAATCATATCATGATACGAGAGGAGATACAATTACTTACATATGCTGATATCAGTAAAATGTTTAATAAGAATATTGTCAATAGCATAGAATGTTTAACAAGAAATTGAGCTGTAAAATTAGCTCAGGTAAAATGTTAAATTTATTAATTCAAGAACAAAAATGTGATATCACACTTATTAAAGTATTTAATCATCTACATAATTTATAAACTATAAATGTGCTAAATCTCTCGAAAAGGCTTGAGAAAAAGTACATAGACTACAGAACACTTGTTGCTTTTATTTATAGCAGCTTATTTAAATACGCATCATAGAACCAACAACTATTAAATGTTTTCACTATTTTATCAAGCAACATTTCCCTTCAGAACAAAAAGAGATATTTCAAAAAGTCATCTTATGCAATGTCTTTTTAAAACTTTAAAATAATACAAAATCAAAATTCAGCTTTTATGTATATTAGCTAAAAACTATTTTTATATTTCCAGTGTGCAGCTTCACCACTCTCTGCATTACAATGCATCTTATAATCACGTATTTGTACCTCTATTTTATAATTATCCTCAGTTATAATAATAGTATGCAAAGACTGATAGCCATTTGGTTTAGGATTAAGAATATAATTTTTGAATTTATCCTTTTCATACTCATAAAGATTATGAACTACTTTTAAAGCTTTATAACATTTTGCTTCATCTATTACCACTATTCTTATCGCAAAAATATCTGTTAATTCTTCTAACTTTATACCCTTACGATATAATTTATATAAAATTGATATTGGATGTTTAATCCTACCTGTTATTTGAGCAATAATATCACGTTTAGATAAATTATGATGTAAATTTTTAATAACCCTTTGGAGCAAAACTACCTCCTTAATTTATACTAATTCAGTTAATAGTTATACTTTACAATAACTACACACTAATTAAAGCAATAAATGTATTAAGTTCTGTTAACACTGCTAATTGATGTGCTATTTTTAGAAAAATTATGGCAAGGCTCCACCACACTATCCTATTATTTTATCTTTTATCCTAAATGCACATTATTATTTTAGACTTTTTTAGAACTATAATTTTTTAAGTTCTAAACATAAAATTTAAATTATCTTATTTTATTATTTTAGTCTTGCTTAATCTGTATAAATTATAAGATTTTTTAAAATAAGAATAGTAATTTTTCT
The sequence above is a segment of the Rickettsia sp. Oklahoma-10 genome. Coding sequences within it:
- a CDS encoding invasion associated locus B family protein, giving the protein MKDYVKKITFVFSGLFIITGTFVLSRIENIYASTTPKKYGAWTLNCTLNTEKKQLCFLSQQINNLEKDKEKEILAIYHIGYFNQEQEKQELKIIEIVPPNVQIPAGTVIKSGDKRIAAGKYVNCTVNGCQALATITQNDLDMILSNNNYVELITAEGKQAKISLIKDGLKEGLQALSR
- a CDS encoding bifunctional (p)ppGpp synthetase/guanosine-3',5'-bis(diphosphate) 3'-pyrophosphohydrolase — its product is MLQRVIKNLHHNLSKRDIIAQITGRIKHPISILYKLYRKGIKLEELTDIFAIRIVVIDEAKCYKALKVVHNLYEYEKDKFKNYILNPKPNGYQSLHTIIITEDNYKIEVQIRDYKMHCNAESGEAAHWKYKNSF